The sequence below is a genomic window from Enterocloster clostridioformis.
CTGTCTTAAATGTTCTATCTGCTCAGGGGTAATCCTCTGGCACAGCCGCCTCAGGTTGCCTGTCTCCACATCAATTCTGAACTCCAGAAGATCCAGTATCTCCTTCAAGGTCACCGGAACCACCTGATAGCCCACCCTTGGTATACTTTTCAGTACATTATCCTTGCACAGCTCAATAAGGGCCTCCCGCACCGGCGATTTGCTCATGGCATACTTTTCCATGATTTCCCCTTCATGGATGATATCGTTAGGCTTATAGATACCTTCTTCTATCTCCCGGTAGATTCCCTCCACCACGGTTTCTTTCAGGGTCTTCTTTGTTTTCATCATCTTTTCTCCAATGCCTTCCCTTTTTTGTAAACCCGTTTTCCATCCTTTTACAAGTACATCTTAAGATTATAATCCGAAATGCACCGGGATTCAATAGGTGGATTATAAAAACAGCTCATTTTCCCGTCTGATATCCCTGACAGAAGAAAGCTTCTGCTCCAGCATGGCGCAGGCCTGCTCAGGCAGGCTTCTGGCCTTCACCGGACAGACGGAAATGCAGCGCATACAGAGGATGCAGCGGGACTGGTCCGTTGAGGAAGGATTGCTCACAGGAATGGCCTGTACAGGACATCTGGCAGCGCACAGCCCGCAGGATATGCAGGATGCGTTGGTAAGCGGAATCACCGGCATCTGCTTCCAGTCACGGTAAGGACAGTTTCCGGGAACCTGGGGCTCCTGCCAGCCGTCCCCTTCCAGCTTTTCCAGAATTTTGGCCGCAAAGTCAGCCATTTCCTTCTGGTCCCTGCCGTCCGGCCGGCCTGCCGCAACGTCCCGGACCATGGAGTGTTCTGCCAGCAGCGCTGTCCCTGCCCCAATCCTGAATCCCTGCGCCTTTAAGCAGTCGTCCAGTTCCAGCAGGGCGTCCTCAAAGGCCCTGTTGCCGTAGACAGCCGCCGTCACTGCCGCTGCCCCGCCGCCTCTCAGATATGTAAGCTTCTCCGCCGCATATCCGGGTATCCTGCCGCCGAACACAGGCACACCCACAATTACGGTATCCTCCGGTCCAAAGGAATACTCTCCCTCCAGGCTGCAAAGGTCCACATCCTTTACCTTCTTCCCCATCTCCATGGCCAGGCTGAGACAGGCTTTTCTGGTTCCGCCTGTGGGGCTGAAATACACAACGGTTATATGTTCCATCTTATTCATGCTGTTACCTCCGGAATTTTGTATATTCATTCGATATTCTAGTTATTTTATCACATTATGAGCGGAAAAGCATCACGTATCTGCCGTTTACCGGAGCCCAGGCATGTCCATGAGGACATCAGTATACTAGATTTTTTACAACGATATACCCGTCTTTGATTTTTCGTTCCTGCATGAACCTTTACATGGCCGCGCATTGTCAATACAATACTATAACTATAGCTTATTTTTTGATAATTCGTAAGCAACATCAACAATCATATCTTCCTGTCCCCCAACCATGCCGCGGCGTCCCAGTTCTATAAGGATATCTTTGATATCTATACCAAACCGGTCTGCGGCCCGGCGCGCGTGAAGAAGGAAGCTTGAATAGACCCCTGCATACCCCAGCATAAGGGAATCTGTGCGGATTACCTGCGGACGGCGCATCAGCGGCTCCACTGCTGTCGAAGCCACATCCATCATCTGATAGATATCCGCATTAATATCATAACCCATACGGTTAAGAACCGTACACAACACCTCAATCTGGGTGTTCCCCGCGCCGGCTCCCAGTCCCCTGCATGTGCCATCAATATATTCTGCACCCGCCTCAAGGGCAGCCAGACTGTTGCCCATAGCCAGCCCCATGTTGTTATGAGCGTGAAATCCGATGGGGACACTTACTGACTCCTTTAATGCTGAGATACGCCTGCGTACATCATCCGGAACCATATACCCGGCGGAATCTGCCAAATTAATATAATCAACCCCTTCCGCCTCAAAAATTCTTGCCTGCTCCACAATCTTGTCCGGTTCCGCCATATGGGACATCATCAGGAATCCTGCAACAAACAGGCCCTTGCCTTTGGCATACCGTATATGCTGAATCGATACATCCGCCTCTGTAACATGGGTTGCCACTCTCACTGCCCTGATTCCTGTATCCTCCGCCCGTTTCAAATCCTCTATCGTGCCCACGCCCGGCAGAAGCAGCACGGTAAGCTTGGCATTTTTAATCACCTCACTGGCCGCACGCAGCAATGTCAGTTCATCGACGGCAGAAAACCCGTAATTAATGGATGAACCGCCAATTCCATCCCCATGGCTCAGCTCTATAAAATCCACTCCGGCCCTGTCTAACCCGCCAGCTATCGCCTTCACCTGTTCAACTGTAAAACTATGGCTTACGGCATGGCTGCCATCCCGCAGGGTTGTATCTATTAAATTAATCCTTCTTCCACTCATGCCATCTCTTCCTTTCCATTCAGCAGTCTGGCCGCCACCTTTTCAGCCGTTGCCACAGCCGCCTGGTTAATAATATCCAGATTACCGGAATAGGCCGGAAGAAAATCTCCCGCACCTTCCACTTCTACAATAACCGTAACCTTATTTCCGTCAATAACCGGAGGCACGCGCAGACGGTAGCCCGGAACATAACTTTTTACTTCTTTTACAATTGCTTCTACTGATTCCCTTATTCTTGCTACATCCGGAGTCTTAACCAGTGCATATATTGTGTTGGTCATCATTAACGGAGGATTAGCTGGATTTAATACAATAATAGCCTTTCCTTTATCCGACCCCGCCACTATCTCCAGCGCCCTGGACGTAGTCTCCGTGAATTCATCTATATTGGCCCTGGTTCCTGGCCCGGCACTTTTAGATGAAAGTGCTGACACAATCTCGGTATACTCTGAATCAGCTGCACGATTAATCGCATAAGCGATAGGAACCGCGGCCTGTCCACCACAGGTCACCATGTTAAAGTTATCTGTATCAGATGGCAGGCTGTCCAGATTAACACATGGCACCACATAGGGACCAACTGCAGCCGGTGTCATATCCATAACAATTTTTCCCGCCTGCTTCAAAATAGGCGCGTTATGTAAATGTGCTTTTGCACTGGTTGCATCAAAAACAATTCGGATTTCATCATCAGCAGCCACTGCATCCACGCCTCTAATCGAAGTTTCAAACCCCAGTCCCGCAGCCCGCTTTATCCCCTCAGACTCCACAATACCGGCCATCAGCTTCATTTCCAGGTTGCTGCTCTTCATTATCTTATACATCAGATCGGTTCCTATATTACCTGGACCGATGATACCTGCTTTTATTTTTTTCACAGAAAATGCCTCCTAAAATTAAAATGTAAATCCTAATACACCGTAGACAAATGTTGCCACAACCGTCATACCCAATCCAATCAGCGACTCATACGGAATAATCTTAAGCCTTTCTTTGATTGACAGCTGCAGCGTTCCTGCACTGATATGGAAGAAGCTGCCATGGGGAAGACAGTCAAATACACAGCAGCCTGCATGAATCATTACTGCGGCCTGGACCGCCGTCACCTCTAAGGAAAGGATGGTTGGGCCGAATACCTGGGATGCCACGGTAGCTCCTGCTACACAGGATGCGGTAGCCCCACCCATAACAATACCAGACAACGGCGCCAGGATATATCCGGGGACTCCGGATACCTCCACAAGGTTAATCAGTGTATCTTTCAGTCCGGAATTAGAGATAATACCTGATATGGTTCCTGTTCCCAAAAGAAGCAATACAATGCCGCTCATTCTCTGAATACCCGTATTGGCGTACTTCAACATCTCCTTGGGCTTTCTGATAGCGATGGCGCCAATCACTCCTCCTATGGGCAGAGCTACAATAGGATCCATGGTAATATTGCAGATTGGACGGAGCATCAGCAGAATAATTGTGCAAAAGGGTCCGGCCAGCGCACGGCCAATGGAAGGAAGCTGCTTCATCTCAATAACCGCACTATTGACAGGCTTGGAACCCACCATTTCACCCTTATTCTTAAGTACTGTCATAAATATATATGTAAATGCAATTCCAGCTAATGCAGGAATCATTCCCCCCAGCACAACAGAGGTCATGGGAATACCCAGATTCTCTGATAAGGCAATGGTATTCGGATTAGGAGAAATAATATTACCGGCATGGATACCTCCAATCAGGGCAATAGTCGCAGCCGCCCTAGAGTATCTGGTAGAAGCAGCGATATCCAGGGCAATGGGAGCCACAATTACCACTACCACATCTCCAAAGGTTCCTACCGCCTGAAGGACCCATGCAGAAAGAATGATTGCCAGAAGAGCAAAACGACTGCCCATCTTTACAACAATCGTATGAGCAATGGTTTCCGCCGAACCAGATTCAATCAGGAATCCGGCCAGCATCCCGGCTGCAATGATACGCAGGATACCGGACGCCATGCCGCTTCCGCCGGACACCATCAGGCCGACTGTTTCTGACAGTCCTGCCCCTCCAATCAGTCCGCCTGCCAATGCGCCCAGCATCATGCCATATACCGGCGGGACCTTCAAAATAATTAATATAATTGCTATTACAAGTCCGGCGGCAGCGCCTAATGTACTTATTGTTGCCATAATATACCCCCGTCATATTGTCTATCTGATCAACACTGAATTACCGCACCTTTGTCTGCGGAAGAAGCCACTTTGGAATAAAGCCTTAAATAACCATTCGGAATCTCTTTTTCCGGTTTTACCCAATGTTTTCTGCGCTCACTGATGACCTCATCCGGGACATGGAGTTCAAGCTTTC
It includes:
- a CDS encoding GntR family transcriptional regulator, which encodes MMKTKKTLKETVVEGIYREIEEGIYKPNDIIHEGEIMEKYAMSKSPVREALIELCKDNVLKSIPRVGYQVVPVTLKEILDLLEFRIDVETGNLRRLCQRITPEQIEHLRQLDTITKDNHERMVAIHWNRNTDFHLKLCEMGGNSYICDVIAAALQKSCSYISQYFQTAWKKNAESNSFYHREIIEALEKRDTERAIEMLQKDILNVKEQIQENYSL
- a CDS encoding 4Fe-4S binding protein; protein product: MNKMEHITVVYFSPTGGTRKACLSLAMEMGKKVKDVDLCSLEGEYSFGPEDTVIVGVPVFGGRIPGYAAEKLTYLRGGGAAAVTAAVYGNRAFEDALLELDDCLKAQGFRIGAGTALLAEHSMVRDVAAGRPDGRDQKEMADFAAKILEKLEGDGWQEPQVPGNCPYRDWKQMPVIPLTNASCISCGLCAARCPVQAIPVSNPSSTDQSRCILCMRCISVCPVKARSLPEQACAMLEQKLSSVRDIRRENELFL
- the dmpG gene encoding 4-hydroxy-2-oxovalerate aldolase, whose amino-acid sequence is MSGRRINLIDTTLRDGSHAVSHSFTVEQVKAIAGGLDRAGVDFIELSHGDGIGGSSINYGFSAVDELTLLRAASEVIKNAKLTVLLLPGVGTIEDLKRAEDTGIRAVRVATHVTEADVSIQHIRYAKGKGLFVAGFLMMSHMAEPDKIVEQARIFEAEGVDYINLADSAGYMVPDDVRRRISALKESVSVPIGFHAHNNMGLAMGNSLAALEAGAEYIDGTCRGLGAGAGNTQIEVLCTVLNRMGYDINADIYQMMDVASTAVEPLMRRPQVIRTDSLMLGYAGVYSSFLLHARRAADRFGIDIKDILIELGRRGMVGGQEDMIVDVAYELSKNKL
- a CDS encoding acetaldehyde dehydrogenase (acetylating); this encodes MKKIKAGIIGPGNIGTDLMYKIMKSSNLEMKLMAGIVESEGIKRAAGLGFETSIRGVDAVAADDEIRIVFDATSAKAHLHNAPILKQAGKIVMDMTPAAVGPYVVPCVNLDSLPSDTDNFNMVTCGGQAAVPIAYAINRAADSEYTEIVSALSSKSAGPGTRANIDEFTETTSRALEIVAGSDKGKAIIVLNPANPPLMMTNTIYALVKTPDVARIRESVEAIVKEVKSYVPGYRLRVPPVIDGNKVTVIVEVEGAGDFLPAYSGNLDIINQAAVATAEKVAARLLNGKEEMA
- a CDS encoding GntP family permease, which produces MATISTLGAAAGLVIAIILIILKVPPVYGMMLGALAGGLIGGAGLSETVGLMVSGGSGMASGILRIIAAGMLAGFLIESGSAETIAHTIVVKMGSRFALLAIILSAWVLQAVGTFGDVVVVIVAPIALDIAASTRYSRAAATIALIGGIHAGNIISPNPNTIALSENLGIPMTSVVLGGMIPALAGIAFTYIFMTVLKNKGEMVGSKPVNSAVIEMKQLPSIGRALAGPFCTIILLMLRPICNITMDPIVALPIGGVIGAIAIRKPKEMLKYANTGIQRMSGIVLLLLGTGTISGIISNSGLKDTLINLVEVSGVPGYILAPLSGIVMGGATASCVAGATVASQVFGPTILSLEVTAVQAAVMIHAGCCVFDCLPHGSFFHISAGTLQLSIKERLKIIPYESLIGLGMTVVATFVYGVLGFTF